Part of the Prionailurus bengalensis isolate Pbe53 chromosome B3, Fcat_Pben_1.1_paternal_pri, whole genome shotgun sequence genome is shown below.
CGTCCCAGGCGGCTCTGAGCGCCAACCCCCGAAAGAAAGAAGAGGCCGGGACACAGTGAGCATACGGCCGGTCTGTTCTTCGAAACGCACTAAGCCAGGGGAAAGCGCGAACGCAGTCCCCCACTACCACAAATTATGCAGTCgagtttcccacatttggggaaatcgCAGGGGTCAGCACATCCGGAGTGCAATGGATAAGCCTCgccctgggaaaaccaccttcGTGATCATGGTATCTCCCCTGCCAGGTAAGTATGAGTTGCTCGCCCCGCCTCGACCCGCACCCTCGCGCTCGCCGCGCTTCACACACACGGTCACTTCCCCCACGCCGCCTCCGCACCCCGCGCTCCCTGCACGCCCCCCGCCTCAACCTCGCTCGTCGGCAAAACAACCGCGGGCGCCTTTGCCGTGCCCCCACGCGGGACGTGCGCGCCCAGGCTGTCCGGGACCGGCAGCCAATGCGCGCATGCTCATCTACATACGCCACGCCTTGCCATGACGTCCCCCGCATCCGGTCTCCGGCTCTGGGACAACGGATGTGCTAGTGGCCGGCCGGGCAGACCCGCCGatgcctggcggggggggggggggggggggggggcgcaggtgGGCAGGAGGCGAGGGGTCCGGGACCTAGCAGCGAGACTCGAGAAGGCGGGGGTCGCCCGGCGCCCAGCGGGAGTGGTGGCGAGTCAGGGCTCGGATGTGGTGTCAACCTGCctttcaacaaaaagaaactttCGGCCCATTTTTGTCCTCGCTTGTTCGaaactcattttcaaatataatcgAAAACTCAGGAAAGGTCTTTCTGCCGCTTGACGTTAAGTGCTCAGCTGCCCTAGTAAGAAGTCGTGGCAATGTTTAGCCATGGCGACTTTCTGAATAAAAGGGCTTCAGTAACCTGCAGTAGCCTGACCTAGTAACGCTAGAAGAAAAACCAGGATTCTAAGTGTTGAAGAACGAAAAACTAAGTAAAACGCTAAACAGTGCCCTTCAACCGCAACCAGTCGTGTCGCCCGAGACCCCGGGCAGCCAGGGTCAGGTGCCCTTCAGCCCTTTCCCCCTCTACCACCCCACCACGCACACAGGGTGGCCCCACCAAGTGCCCTCTGGTCCTTTCTGACTTGGACTCCGTCAAAGGTAAACGCAGCAGACAGTAAGTAAAGTGGTGAAAAAAGATGTCATTCAGTGACTACTGACAGTAGGGGAAAGAGCTGAGCTCCAATCCGATTTGTGCGGAGGTGATTTGGGCGTTTTCCTGGAAGAATGAGAGGAAGCGGGCTCAGTCCAGTCAGAGAAGTGAAAGGTTACAAAGGGTAGTTCGGTGTAACTGCTGTTAGGCGGTTGTGTTTGTTAGCTGGCAGTTACTGAACTGAGGATGCTCTCctcccacagactgggagatagGCCCTACTTCCTTCCCCATCACATTTCAAAGTCCTTGAGATGGGAGGGACCCTTCAGAGTTGTAAGAGATCCACATTCGCAGTCGCAAGCCCTTTTTAATAAATGCCCTATTTACAACACAGGTTGGGGGCCTGTGTCAGGTGTTTAACTTCCTCAGGCTGGAAGTCAAACTTAGGGACAGAACCTTGTGCTGCTAGAAGCTATGCTAGAGTCTGGTCAAGTCTCAGTGCAGGAAACAGTCTCAGTGCAGGAACAGTCCTTATGTGTTCAGAGTTCTGCAGCTCTCAGCCTAAGAAAGTCTCTGGTGATGAAACAAGATAACCCGGCACTTCCCCCTGGCTGAACCCTGGCTCCTGGACCCtccttttatattctgttctCTTTGATGACATTGTTTGCCCATTCAACAACTGTTTGTTGTTGTGCCAGACACTTTGAGGAACTGGTAACAAAAAGGCCTCTTGGCGTTCATGTTTTTTTTgtagaaggggcagagggagtgggagaaaatCAACAATGGACACAATAGGTAAATTAATTAGTGTGTTAGCTGTTAGTGGGTGCTCAGAAGAGGTTACACGAGAAGGTGCTATGCTtcaagcaaagacttgaaggaggtgagggagtcaatcacggagggggcgggggaggaagcaTCCCCGGCACAAAGGTCGGCTAGCGCAAAGGCCCAGGTAGGACTGTGTGTGGAGAATAGCAAGGAGGCCCTGCGTCCAGCGCAAAACTGAAGAGTTGTACAAAATTAAGTCAGAGAGGTGACTAGGTTGGTGATAAGATCATGAGGGTCTTGTAGATCATTGTAAGAGGTCCCACACCatcaccacccccgccccccatggaTAATATTTTTACTTCACTTGGAAATCAGCTACCTAGATGTTCCAGTACCACTTTAACCACCTCTTGGCATCTCGGCTGAGAATACCTGTCTCAGTTCCGCCTGGAAATCGACCACAGGTACTCGCTGCTGCCGCCACCGTCTCCTTGGGTACAGGTGACGCTCTTGACTTGGACTTCCATCTCTGGGAGTGTTTTTCTCTAGTCCGTCTCAGGTGTAAGTGGTCCCTGGCCGGGTCCATCATGCTGCTGGCTGCTCCTCAGAACAGACCATCAGGCATCTCCAGAGACCACTCCGCTCTGCGCAGA
Proteins encoded:
- the LOC122467934 gene encoding LOW QUALITY PROTEIN: SNRPN upstream reading frame protein-like (The sequence of the model RefSeq protein was modified relative to this genomic sequence to represent the inferred CDS: inserted 2 bases in 2 codons) encodes the protein MMDPARDHLHLRRTREKHXPEMEVQVKSXHLYPRRRWRQQRVPVVDFQAELRQVFSAEMPRGG